A region of Campylobacter sp. RM16189 DNA encodes the following proteins:
- a CDS encoding RidA family protein, with amino-acid sequence MKKIQTQSSKNRKAHYTPAIEHGGILYVSGQLSIDTATMQLPKGGAREHARQALANLQTVLTEAGAKKENVIMCRVYTPDIAFWDDIDDEYAKFFGEHKPARVVVPTSALHFGCLVEIEAQVAMI; translated from the coding sequence TTGAAAAAGATCCAGACTCAAAGTTCAAAAAACAGAAAGGCTCACTACACTCCGGCTATCGAGCATGGCGGCATACTTTACGTCTCAGGTCAGCTTAGCATCGACACGGCAACCATGCAGCTTCCAAAAGGCGGCGCTAGAGAGCATGCTAGGCAGGCGCTTGCAAATTTACAGACGGTTTTAACTGAAGCCGGAGCCAAAAAAGAAAACGTGATAATGTGCAGAGTTTATACGCCCGATATAGCGTTTTGGGACGATATAGACGATGAGTATGCGAAGTTTTTTGGCGAGCATAAACCTGCGCGCGTAGTCGTGCCTACCTCGGCACTTCATTTTGGCTGCTTGGTTGAGATAGAAGCTCAAGTGGCGATGATTTAG